A stretch of the Drosophila sulfurigaster albostrigata strain 15112-1811.04 chromosome 2L, ASM2355843v2, whole genome shotgun sequence genome encodes the following:
- the LOC133850705 gene encoding trafficking kinesin-binding protein milt isoform X3, which yields MLSTTLGANGGPMPLSPSAQATLSKHLPKLQTKRLMQQASPATLPTKPQTVDASCLTDLCSSENLPEVEIFSLLEEKIPKYKVRNDFLTGFSGYANEDWFVPAPALPIPVEGLGLTKEQTRECLNYFLLCGNRVSQMTRAYDDIEAVTRLLEEKEKDLELTVQIGKELLTQNNGLEARVSDLELDLKSANDDRAQLLHELHKKNELISVLTNDADDGTDADTPTMSKSITLDLLQKKVNSLLDENKTLKSEATQLAHQTDEVEEHERRLMADISAQLNDANSQYDNISLELERQREENRLQHEQIVSLTARLAEAEMRLHQLTQDNDEHLSLLHVTKENQNALALELVEFKQRYEEVLALLHSAQDQLKQQRKRSQPQARSSFLGGLGTNGAAAAVAVESLQSELMESSLYSEISLDSGISGDSQRSADRISRMMSQLPGGMGMGMTTSLGSSSIYGQPPYKRAFDTVRCATKCGNYMDSGNVSMTQLGAMSMSSSSGPRMASMAYPAGSYYRGASGGSSNSLGLKTLSNESLNSQSDDGYPAQPSGVPGAPGAKELEAALKRLTPAEVLARRAMLSYAPAGTYNYDEPHQGRCGGSAAQAATAGLGMGMNLPMGVRTPDSIMSTGSGSSGLTTHQWRLPEKLQIVKPMEGSQTLHHWSRLATPTLSGLLEERPGVTIRGGRGLDDLGMQVYTLSDVEEDVSEELGLGKQFEAPGCTYTYTNSMVMHPDDGFVNDLSFLSQSQVSSRMASTSTSRQPSCPATPRAGMSRKNSCSTFSVNLGLAGMLNERGIKAVTPSALNTPAGPNYSPTVTPCNSPEGSPPRAQSPEPLFGLLSSGADLIRRKLVGSNSSSDTQLHRSLSKQQHQQKVMLSQLERRALRSLNLIEKVESIGLENIISAQRGNGRGSGIANRSSSPLSQLSNSSCDSLQSLHTSSNSIVDDIHFDRAQIKGVLHRGLKSPTPTPVTTNAAQMPSSSSATTSAYNSEDSDDQGIVLQLKPRATSTTTTTPATLSKHSAGGAAAAATATTVNGSGMGTGVSAVATANETRIKQMQRQKSRRNLKNGMAAQRPDLGTIGGASGGRVRPDLGKVSDSSGTPSTATASSTTAAKSSDNLDSRAASQSITQSFVGSVSSLLFGRKGGWL from the exons ATGCTATCCACAACATTAGGGGCCAATGGCGGCCCGATGCCGCTCAGTCCCTCAGCGCAGGCGACTCTCAGCAAACATCTGCCCAAGCTCCAAACGAAGCGACTCATGCAACAAGCGTCACCAGCAACGTTGCCAACCAAACCGCAGACTGTTGATGCTAGTTGCCTAACTG atttgtGCAGCAGCGAAAATTTGCCTGAAGtggaaatattttcattgctgGAGGAGAAAATACCCAAATACAAAGTACGAAATGATTTTCTCACCGGGTTCTCGGGTTATGCGAATGAGGATTGGTTTGTACCAGCCCCAGCTCTACCCATTCCAGTAGAGGGTCTCGGATTGACCAAGGAACAGACTAGAGAGTGCCTCAATTATTTTC TTCTATGTGGTAATCGCGTCAGCCAAATGACTCGCGCTTACGATGACATTGAAGCTGTGACGCGTCTGCTCGAAGAGAAGGAAAAGGACTTGGAGCTGACTGTGCAAATTGGCAAGGAATTGCTAACTCAAAACAATGGACTTGAGGCGCGGGTTAGCGATCTGGAATTGGATCTGAAATCTGCCAACGACGATCGCGCTCAGCTCCTACATGAGCTACACAAAAAGAACGAACTGATATCGGTGCTAACCAACGATGCTGACGATGGCACAGATGCGG ACACACCCACAATGTCCAAATCGATCACACTGGATCTGTTGCAAAAGAAAGTGAATTCGTTGTTGGATGAAAACAAAACGCTAAAGAGCGAAGCCACACAGTTGGCGCATCAGACGGACGAAGTGGAGGAACACGAGCGACGACTGATGGCGGATATCAGTGCACAATTAAACGACGCGAACTCCCAGTACGATAATATAAGTTTGGAGCTGGAGCGGCAGCGCGAGGAGAATCGCTTGCAGCATGAGCAGATTGTCAGTTTAACGGCACGCCTGGCAGAGGCAGAAATGCGGCTGCATCAGCTCACGCAGGACAATGATGAGCACTTGTCACTGCTGCACGTGACCAAGGAAAATCAAAATGCATTGGCTCTCGAGTTGGTAGAGTTTAAGCAGCGCTATGAGGAAGTGCTTGCATTGCTGCACTCTGCCCAGGATCAGTTGAAGCAGCAGCGCAAGCGATCGCAACCGCAGGCGCGCAGCTCCTTCCTGGGCGGGCTGGGCACTAATGGAGCGGCTGCCGCCGTCGCCGTAGAGTCTTTGCAGTCGGAACTGATGGAGTCTTCGCTGTACTCCGAGATTAGTCTGGATTCGGGCATATCGGGCGACAGCCAGCGCAGTGCAGATCGCATTAGTCGCATGATGTCACAGCTGCCTGGTGGCATGGGAATGGGCATGACCACCAGCCTGGGATCGAGCAGTATCTATGGCCAGCCACCATATAAGCGTGCATTTGATACGGTGCGCTGCGCCACTAAGTGCGGCAACTACATGGACAGTGGAAATGTGTCGATGACACAGCTGGGTGCAATGTCCATGAGCAGCTCATCGGGACCGCGCATGGCGTCGATGGCCTATCCCGCTGGATCTTATTATCGCGGAGCCagtggcggcagcagcaattcGCTGGGGCTTAAGACGCTTTCTAATGAAAGCCTCAACTCGCAGTCAGACGATGGCTATCCAGCACAACCATCTGGTGTGCCTGGCGCTCCAGGGGCTAAGGAGCTAGAGGCGGCTCTAAAACGCCTGACACCTGCCGAGGTGTTGGCTCGACGCGCTATGCTCTCCTATGCTCCAGCCGGCACTTATAACTATGATGAGCCCCATCAAGGGCGATGCGGCGGATCCGCTGCTCAGGCGGCCACTGCAGGATTGGGCATGGGCATGAACTTGCCAATGGGGGTGCGAACACCGGACAGCATTATGTCAACGGGTTCAGGGTCTTCGGGTCTTACAACGCACCAGTGGCGTCTTCCAGAGAAACTGCAGATTGTTAAGCCTATGGAGGGATCACAAACGTTGCATCATTGGTCGCGTTTGGCGACTCCGACACTCAGCGGCCTCTTGGAGGAAAGACCTGGCGTTACCATACGCGGTGGTCGCGGTCTCGATGATCTGGGCATGCAGGTGTACACGCTATCTGATGTGGAGGAGGATGTCAGTGAGGAGCTGGGTCTAGGCAAGCAATTTGAAGCGCCCGGCTGTACCTATACGTATACTAATAGCATGGTAATGCATCCGGACGATGGCTTCGTCAACGATCTTTCATTTCTCTCCCAGTCACAAGTATCCTCTCGCATGGCATCCACGTCAACATCAAGACAACCAAG tTGTCCCGCAACACCACGTGCTGGGATGTCACGGAAGAATTCCTGCTCGACGTTTTCAGTTAATTTGGGTCTGGCTGGCATGCTGAATGAACGCGGCATTAAGGCGGTCACGCCCAGTGCTCTCAACACTCCAGCTGGTCCAAATTACTCTCCGACAGTGACGCCCTGCAACAGTCCAGAAGGATCACCGCCTCGCGCTCAATCGCCTGAGCCGTTATTTGGGTTGCTATCGTCTGGTGCAGATTTGATAAGACGCAAATTAGTTGGGTCCAACAGCTCTTCAGATACGCAATTACATCGGAGCTTGagcaaacagcagcatcagcaaaagGTGATGCTATCACAGCTGGAGCGAAGAGCTCTGCGTTCGCTGAATTTGATCGAGAAGGTGGAGAGCATCGGACTGGAGAACATAATCAGTGCACAGCGTGGAAATGGACGTGGCAGCGGCATTGCGAATCGGAGCAGTTCGCCTCTGTCACAGTTGAGTAACAGTAGCTGCGACAGCCTACAGAGTTTGCATactagcagcaacagcatcgtGGACGATATACACTTTGATCGCGCACAAATCAAAGGTGTTCTGCACCGAGGTCTTAAATCCCCTACACCCACTCCAGTTACCACAAATGCAGCACAGATGCCCAGTAGCAGCAGTGCCACAACCAGTGCCTACAACAGCGAGGATAGCGACGATCAGGGCATTGTGCTACAATTGAAACCCCgtgcaacatcaacaacaacgacaactccGGCAACACTGTCGAAACATTCAGCTggaggagcagctgcagcagcaacagcaacaacagtaaacgGGTCGGGCATGGGAACTGGAGTCTCTGCCGTCGCCACGGCCAATGAAACGCGCATCAAGCAAATGCAACGACAGAAGTCGCGTCGTAATCTTAAAAATGGTATGGCTGCTCAGCGTCCCGATTTGGGCACCATTGGTGGTGCTAGTGGAGGCCGTGTACGTCCAGATCTTGGCAAGGTCTCAGATAGCAGTGGTACACCAAGTACGGCAACAGCGTCATCAACGACAGCCGCTAAGAGCAGTGATAATCTAGACTCGAGGGCGGCGTCTCAGAGCATTACTCAGTCATTTGTGGGTTCGGTTAGTTCCTTGTTGTTTGGTCGTAAGGGCGGTTGGCTGTAA
- the LOC133850705 gene encoding trafficking kinesin-binding protein milt isoform X1 — translation MSLFSDILQKKHQEPQHAKSTTKPTLPIINELVMDSELESEAEESDDYSLNFVAGLGTTNQHLNSTSLSNSITSSSLNSLTSSCTKESNTTISEQPSNASKHFENTYKLLGRHLESNCLRTADKLQQLDRLQAESSLESSSLSSLTSLNSSCAAASLSAIVNGTEPAPTRLELELEAVERMRVIVQQMKSTPKESQSVSASAPLLALLHDFAAKGQPAYNANPNNSTPCTPAPSPITGALPPEGPNFELPPGLLETASSWELMYYASKNVDGKNCLKVVRSLLTNKVLCGNRVSQMTRAYDDIEAVTRLLEEKEKDLELTVQIGKELLTQNNGLEARVSDLELDLKSANDDRAQLLHELHKKNELISVLTNDADDGTDADTPTMSKSITLDLLQKKVNSLLDENKTLKSEATQLAHQTDEVEEHERRLMADISAQLNDANSQYDNISLELERQREENRLQHEQIVSLTARLAEAEMRLHQLTQDNDEHLSLLHVTKENQNALALELVEFKQRYEEVLALLHSAQDQLKQQRKRSQPQARSSFLGGLGTNGAAAAVAVESLQSELMESSLYSEISLDSGISGDSQRSADRISRMMSQLPGGMGMGMTTSLGSSSIYGQPPYKRAFDTVRCATKCGNYMDSGNVSMTQLGAMSMSSSSGPRMASMAYPAGSYYRGASGGSSNSLGLKTLSNESLNSQSDDGYPAQPSGVPGAPGAKELEAALKRLTPAEVLARRAMLSYAPAGTYNYDEPHQGRCGGSAAQAATAGLGMGMNLPMGVRTPDSIMSTGSGSSGLTTHQWRLPEKLQIVKPMEGSQTLHHWSRLATPTLSGLLEERPGVTIRGGRGLDDLGMQVYTLSDVEEDVSEELGLGKQFEAPGCTYTYTNSMVMHPDDGFVNDLSFLSQSQVSSRMASTSTSRQPSCPATPRAGMSRKNSCSTFSVNLGLAGMLNERGIKAVTPSALNTPAGPNYSPTVTPCNSPEGSPPRAQSPEPLFGLLSSGADLIRRKLVGSNSSSDTQLHRSLSKQQHQQKVMLSQLERRALRSLNLIEKVESIGLENIISAQRGNGRGSGIANRSSSPLSQLSNSSCDSLQSLHTSSNSIVDDIHFDRAQIKGVLHRGLKSPTPTPVTTNAAQMPSSSSATTSAYNSEDSDDQGIVLQLKPRATSTTTTTPATLSKHSAGGAAAAATATTVNGSGMGTGVSAVATANETRIKQMQRQKSRRNLKNGMAAQRPDLGTIGGASGGRVRPDLGKVSDSSGTPSTATASSTTAAKSSDNLDSRAASQSITQSFVGSVSSLLFGRKGGWL, via the exons atgtcactATTCAGCGACATCTTGCAAAAGAAACATCAAGAGCCACAGCATGCCAAATCCACAACTAAACCAACTTTACCTATTATCAATGAGCTGGTTATGGACTCAGAGTTGGAGTCGGAGGCGGAAGAGTCCGACGATTACAGTCTCAACTTTGTTGCTGGCCTCGGGACGACAAACCAGCATTTGAACAGCACCAGCTTGAGTAACAGCATCACCAGCAGCTCACTGAACTCTCTGACATCCAGCTGCACAAAAGAGTCGAATACGACGATCAGTGAACAACCGTCAAATGCCAGCAAACACTTTGAGAACACATACAAGCTGCTCGGTAGGCATCTCGAGAGCAATTGCCTGCGCACTGCGGACAAGTTGCAGCAGCTAGACAGACTGCAAGCCGAAAGCAGCCTGGAGAGCAGCAGTCTGAGCAGCTTAACTAGCTTGAATAGCTCCTGTGCCGCCGCCTCGCTGTCGGCCATTGTCAATGGTACCGAGCCGGCTCCCACTCGTCTTGAACTCGAACTGGAGGCCGTTGAGCGCATGCGCGTCATAGTCCAGCAAATGAAGTCAACGCCCAAAGAGTCACAATCAGTCAGTGCATCTGCACCACTCCTGGCACTGTTGCATGATTTCGCTGCCAAAGGACAACCAGCTTATAATGCCAATCCCAACAACAGCACGCCCTGCACTCCAGCACCAAGCCCCATTACGGGTGCTCTGCCTCCTGAGGGACCCAACTTCGAGCTGCCCCCAGGACTGCTGGAAACGGCTAGCTCCTGGGAGCTCATGTATTATGCATCCAAAAATGTCGATGGCAAGAATTGCCTTAAAGTTGTGCGCAGTCTCTTGACCAACAAAG TTCTATGTGGTAATCGCGTCAGCCAAATGACTCGCGCTTACGATGACATTGAAGCTGTGACGCGTCTGCTCGAAGAGAAGGAAAAGGACTTGGAGCTGACTGTGCAAATTGGCAAGGAATTGCTAACTCAAAACAATGGACTTGAGGCGCGGGTTAGCGATCTGGAATTGGATCTGAAATCTGCCAACGACGATCGCGCTCAGCTCCTACATGAGCTACACAAAAAGAACGAACTGATATCGGTGCTAACCAACGATGCTGACGATGGCACAGATGCGG ACACACCCACAATGTCCAAATCGATCACACTGGATCTGTTGCAAAAGAAAGTGAATTCGTTGTTGGATGAAAACAAAACGCTAAAGAGCGAAGCCACACAGTTGGCGCATCAGACGGACGAAGTGGAGGAACACGAGCGACGACTGATGGCGGATATCAGTGCACAATTAAACGACGCGAACTCCCAGTACGATAATATAAGTTTGGAGCTGGAGCGGCAGCGCGAGGAGAATCGCTTGCAGCATGAGCAGATTGTCAGTTTAACGGCACGCCTGGCAGAGGCAGAAATGCGGCTGCATCAGCTCACGCAGGACAATGATGAGCACTTGTCACTGCTGCACGTGACCAAGGAAAATCAAAATGCATTGGCTCTCGAGTTGGTAGAGTTTAAGCAGCGCTATGAGGAAGTGCTTGCATTGCTGCACTCTGCCCAGGATCAGTTGAAGCAGCAGCGCAAGCGATCGCAACCGCAGGCGCGCAGCTCCTTCCTGGGCGGGCTGGGCACTAATGGAGCGGCTGCCGCCGTCGCCGTAGAGTCTTTGCAGTCGGAACTGATGGAGTCTTCGCTGTACTCCGAGATTAGTCTGGATTCGGGCATATCGGGCGACAGCCAGCGCAGTGCAGATCGCATTAGTCGCATGATGTCACAGCTGCCTGGTGGCATGGGAATGGGCATGACCACCAGCCTGGGATCGAGCAGTATCTATGGCCAGCCACCATATAAGCGTGCATTTGATACGGTGCGCTGCGCCACTAAGTGCGGCAACTACATGGACAGTGGAAATGTGTCGATGACACAGCTGGGTGCAATGTCCATGAGCAGCTCATCGGGACCGCGCATGGCGTCGATGGCCTATCCCGCTGGATCTTATTATCGCGGAGCCagtggcggcagcagcaattcGCTGGGGCTTAAGACGCTTTCTAATGAAAGCCTCAACTCGCAGTCAGACGATGGCTATCCAGCACAACCATCTGGTGTGCCTGGCGCTCCAGGGGCTAAGGAGCTAGAGGCGGCTCTAAAACGCCTGACACCTGCCGAGGTGTTGGCTCGACGCGCTATGCTCTCCTATGCTCCAGCCGGCACTTATAACTATGATGAGCCCCATCAAGGGCGATGCGGCGGATCCGCTGCTCAGGCGGCCACTGCAGGATTGGGCATGGGCATGAACTTGCCAATGGGGGTGCGAACACCGGACAGCATTATGTCAACGGGTTCAGGGTCTTCGGGTCTTACAACGCACCAGTGGCGTCTTCCAGAGAAACTGCAGATTGTTAAGCCTATGGAGGGATCACAAACGTTGCATCATTGGTCGCGTTTGGCGACTCCGACACTCAGCGGCCTCTTGGAGGAAAGACCTGGCGTTACCATACGCGGTGGTCGCGGTCTCGATGATCTGGGCATGCAGGTGTACACGCTATCTGATGTGGAGGAGGATGTCAGTGAGGAGCTGGGTCTAGGCAAGCAATTTGAAGCGCCCGGCTGTACCTATACGTATACTAATAGCATGGTAATGCATCCGGACGATGGCTTCGTCAACGATCTTTCATTTCTCTCCCAGTCACAAGTATCCTCTCGCATGGCATCCACGTCAACATCAAGACAACCAAG tTGTCCCGCAACACCACGTGCTGGGATGTCACGGAAGAATTCCTGCTCGACGTTTTCAGTTAATTTGGGTCTGGCTGGCATGCTGAATGAACGCGGCATTAAGGCGGTCACGCCCAGTGCTCTCAACACTCCAGCTGGTCCAAATTACTCTCCGACAGTGACGCCCTGCAACAGTCCAGAAGGATCACCGCCTCGCGCTCAATCGCCTGAGCCGTTATTTGGGTTGCTATCGTCTGGTGCAGATTTGATAAGACGCAAATTAGTTGGGTCCAACAGCTCTTCAGATACGCAATTACATCGGAGCTTGagcaaacagcagcatcagcaaaagGTGATGCTATCACAGCTGGAGCGAAGAGCTCTGCGTTCGCTGAATTTGATCGAGAAGGTGGAGAGCATCGGACTGGAGAACATAATCAGTGCACAGCGTGGAAATGGACGTGGCAGCGGCATTGCGAATCGGAGCAGTTCGCCTCTGTCACAGTTGAGTAACAGTAGCTGCGACAGCCTACAGAGTTTGCATactagcagcaacagcatcgtGGACGATATACACTTTGATCGCGCACAAATCAAAGGTGTTCTGCACCGAGGTCTTAAATCCCCTACACCCACTCCAGTTACCACAAATGCAGCACAGATGCCCAGTAGCAGCAGTGCCACAACCAGTGCCTACAACAGCGAGGATAGCGACGATCAGGGCATTGTGCTACAATTGAAACCCCgtgcaacatcaacaacaacgacaactccGGCAACACTGTCGAAACATTCAGCTggaggagcagctgcagcagcaacagcaacaacagtaaacgGGTCGGGCATGGGAACTGGAGTCTCTGCCGTCGCCACGGCCAATGAAACGCGCATCAAGCAAATGCAACGACAGAAGTCGCGTCGTAATCTTAAAAATGGTATGGCTGCTCAGCGTCCCGATTTGGGCACCATTGGTGGTGCTAGTGGAGGCCGTGTACGTCCAGATCTTGGCAAGGTCTCAGATAGCAGTGGTACACCAAGTACGGCAACAGCGTCATCAACGACAGCCGCTAAGAGCAGTGATAATCTAGACTCGAGGGCGGCGTCTCAGAGCATTACTCAGTCATTTGTGGGTTCGGTTAGTTCCTTGTTGTTTGGTCGTAAGGGCGGTTGGCTGTAA
- the LOC133850705 gene encoding trafficking kinesin-binding protein milt isoform X2: MTHVNNASGDIPPERETEADERQVAPTAGSTIYRFLSTESISGSPREDAVDVVKSTVNCLEQCDYAACQTKALSNWPDDFCIIDNELEYEDELELSAGGSTTTTAVATPSNECGLLVFGLGERDQQNEQLLMEVLCGNRVSQMTRAYDDIEAVTRLLEEKEKDLELTVQIGKELLTQNNGLEARVSDLELDLKSANDDRAQLLHELHKKNELISVLTNDADDGTDADTPTMSKSITLDLLQKKVNSLLDENKTLKSEATQLAHQTDEVEEHERRLMADISAQLNDANSQYDNISLELERQREENRLQHEQIVSLTARLAEAEMRLHQLTQDNDEHLSLLHVTKENQNALALELVEFKQRYEEVLALLHSAQDQLKQQRKRSQPQARSSFLGGLGTNGAAAAVAVESLQSELMESSLYSEISLDSGISGDSQRSADRISRMMSQLPGGMGMGMTTSLGSSSIYGQPPYKRAFDTVRCATKCGNYMDSGNVSMTQLGAMSMSSSSGPRMASMAYPAGSYYRGASGGSSNSLGLKTLSNESLNSQSDDGYPAQPSGVPGAPGAKELEAALKRLTPAEVLARRAMLSYAPAGTYNYDEPHQGRCGGSAAQAATAGLGMGMNLPMGVRTPDSIMSTGSGSSGLTTHQWRLPEKLQIVKPMEGSQTLHHWSRLATPTLSGLLEERPGVTIRGGRGLDDLGMQVYTLSDVEEDVSEELGLGKQFEAPGCTYTYTNSMVMHPDDGFVNDLSFLSQSQVSSRMASTSTSRQPSCPATPRAGMSRKNSCSTFSVNLGLAGMLNERGIKAVTPSALNTPAGPNYSPTVTPCNSPEGSPPRAQSPEPLFGLLSSGADLIRRKLVGSNSSSDTQLHRSLSKQQHQQKVMLSQLERRALRSLNLIEKVESIGLENIISAQRGNGRGSGIANRSSSPLSQLSNSSCDSLQSLHTSSNSIVDDIHFDRAQIKGVLHRGLKSPTPTPVTTNAAQMPSSSSATTSAYNSEDSDDQGIVLQLKPRATSTTTTTPATLSKHSAGGAAAAATATTVNGSGMGTGVSAVATANETRIKQMQRQKSRRNLKNGMAAQRPDLGTIGGASGGRVRPDLGKVSDSSGTPSTATASSTTAAKSSDNLDSRAASQSITQSFVGSVSSLLFGRKGGWL, encoded by the exons ATGACGCACGTAAATAATGCAAGTGGAGACATACCAccagagagggagacagaggcAGATGAGCGGCAAGTGGCGCCAACTGCCGGCAGTACCATATATCGATTTTTGTCCACTGAGAGCATAAGCGGCTCCCCTCGAGAGGATGCTGTAGATGTTGTTAAGTCGACAGTCAATTGCTTAGAGCAATGCGATTATGCTGCATGCCAAACGAAAGCGTTGAGCAATTGGCCCGACGATTTTTGCATCATAGACAATGAACTTGAGTACGAGGATGAACTCGAGCTCTCAGCTGGTGgtagtacaacaacaacagcagtagcaactCCATCCAATGAATGCGGCCTGTTGGTCTTCGGGTTGGGTGAGCGGGACCAGCAAAATGAACAATTGCTTATGGAAG TTCTATGTGGTAATCGCGTCAGCCAAATGACTCGCGCTTACGATGACATTGAAGCTGTGACGCGTCTGCTCGAAGAGAAGGAAAAGGACTTGGAGCTGACTGTGCAAATTGGCAAGGAATTGCTAACTCAAAACAATGGACTTGAGGCGCGGGTTAGCGATCTGGAATTGGATCTGAAATCTGCCAACGACGATCGCGCTCAGCTCCTACATGAGCTACACAAAAAGAACGAACTGATATCGGTGCTAACCAACGATGCTGACGATGGCACAGATGCGG ACACACCCACAATGTCCAAATCGATCACACTGGATCTGTTGCAAAAGAAAGTGAATTCGTTGTTGGATGAAAACAAAACGCTAAAGAGCGAAGCCACACAGTTGGCGCATCAGACGGACGAAGTGGAGGAACACGAGCGACGACTGATGGCGGATATCAGTGCACAATTAAACGACGCGAACTCCCAGTACGATAATATAAGTTTGGAGCTGGAGCGGCAGCGCGAGGAGAATCGCTTGCAGCATGAGCAGATTGTCAGTTTAACGGCACGCCTGGCAGAGGCAGAAATGCGGCTGCATCAGCTCACGCAGGACAATGATGAGCACTTGTCACTGCTGCACGTGACCAAGGAAAATCAAAATGCATTGGCTCTCGAGTTGGTAGAGTTTAAGCAGCGCTATGAGGAAGTGCTTGCATTGCTGCACTCTGCCCAGGATCAGTTGAAGCAGCAGCGCAAGCGATCGCAACCGCAGGCGCGCAGCTCCTTCCTGGGCGGGCTGGGCACTAATGGAGCGGCTGCCGCCGTCGCCGTAGAGTCTTTGCAGTCGGAACTGATGGAGTCTTCGCTGTACTCCGAGATTAGTCTGGATTCGGGCATATCGGGCGACAGCCAGCGCAGTGCAGATCGCATTAGTCGCATGATGTCACAGCTGCCTGGTGGCATGGGAATGGGCATGACCACCAGCCTGGGATCGAGCAGTATCTATGGCCAGCCACCATATAAGCGTGCATTTGATACGGTGCGCTGCGCCACTAAGTGCGGCAACTACATGGACAGTGGAAATGTGTCGATGACACAGCTGGGTGCAATGTCCATGAGCAGCTCATCGGGACCGCGCATGGCGTCGATGGCCTATCCCGCTGGATCTTATTATCGCGGAGCCagtggcggcagcagcaattcGCTGGGGCTTAAGACGCTTTCTAATGAAAGCCTCAACTCGCAGTCAGACGATGGCTATCCAGCACAACCATCTGGTGTGCCTGGCGCTCCAGGGGCTAAGGAGCTAGAGGCGGCTCTAAAACGCCTGACACCTGCCGAGGTGTTGGCTCGACGCGCTATGCTCTCCTATGCTCCAGCCGGCACTTATAACTATGATGAGCCCCATCAAGGGCGATGCGGCGGATCCGCTGCTCAGGCGGCCACTGCAGGATTGGGCATGGGCATGAACTTGCCAATGGGGGTGCGAACACCGGACAGCATTATGTCAACGGGTTCAGGGTCTTCGGGTCTTACAACGCACCAGTGGCGTCTTCCAGAGAAACTGCAGATTGTTAAGCCTATGGAGGGATCACAAACGTTGCATCATTGGTCGCGTTTGGCGACTCCGACACTCAGCGGCCTCTTGGAGGAAAGACCTGGCGTTACCATACGCGGTGGTCGCGGTCTCGATGATCTGGGCATGCAGGTGTACACGCTATCTGATGTGGAGGAGGATGTCAGTGAGGAGCTGGGTCTAGGCAAGCAATTTGAAGCGCCCGGCTGTACCTATACGTATACTAATAGCATGGTAATGCATCCGGACGATGGCTTCGTCAACGATCTTTCATTTCTCTCCCAGTCACAAGTATCCTCTCGCATGGCATCCACGTCAACATCAAGACAACCAAG tTGTCCCGCAACACCACGTGCTGGGATGTCACGGAAGAATTCCTGCTCGACGTTTTCAGTTAATTTGGGTCTGGCTGGCATGCTGAATGAACGCGGCATTAAGGCGGTCACGCCCAGTGCTCTCAACACTCCAGCTGGTCCAAATTACTCTCCGACAGTGACGCCCTGCAACAGTCCAGAAGGATCACCGCCTCGCGCTCAATCGCCTGAGCCGTTATTTGGGTTGCTATCGTCTGGTGCAGATTTGATAAGACGCAAATTAGTTGGGTCCAACAGCTCTTCAGATACGCAATTACATCGGAGCTTGagcaaacagcagcatcagcaaaagGTGATGCTATCACAGCTGGAGCGAAGAGCTCTGCGTTCGCTGAATTTGATCGAGAAGGTGGAGAGCATCGGACTGGAGAACATAATCAGTGCACAGCGTGGAAATGGACGTGGCAGCGGCATTGCGAATCGGAGCAGTTCGCCTCTGTCACAGTTGAGTAACAGTAGCTGCGACAGCCTACAGAGTTTGCATactagcagcaacagcatcgtGGACGATATACACTTTGATCGCGCACAAATCAAAGGTGTTCTGCACCGAGGTCTTAAATCCCCTACACCCACTCCAGTTACCACAAATGCAGCACAGATGCCCAGTAGCAGCAGTGCCACAACCAGTGCCTACAACAGCGAGGATAGCGACGATCAGGGCATTGTGCTACAATTGAAACCCCgtgcaacatcaacaacaacgacaactccGGCAACACTGTCGAAACATTCAGCTggaggagcagctgcagcagcaacagcaacaacagtaaacgGGTCGGGCATGGGAACTGGAGTCTCTGCCGTCGCCACGGCCAATGAAACGCGCATCAAGCAAATGCAACGACAGAAGTCGCGTCGTAATCTTAAAAATGGTATGGCTGCTCAGCGTCCCGATTTGGGCACCATTGGTGGTGCTAGTGGAGGCCGTGTACGTCCAGATCTTGGCAAGGTCTCAGATAGCAGTGGTACACCAAGTACGGCAACAGCGTCATCAACGACAGCCGCTAAGAGCAGTGATAATCTAGACTCGAGGGCGGCGTCTCAGAGCATTACTCAGTCATTTGTGGGTTCGGTTAGTTCCTTGTTGTTTGGTCGTAAGGGCGGTTGGCTGTAA